In Vicia villosa cultivar HV-30 ecotype Madison, WI unplaced genomic scaffold, Vvil1.0 ctg.000393F_1_1, whole genome shotgun sequence, a single genomic region encodes these proteins:
- the LOC131627667 gene encoding probable disease resistance RPP8-like protein 2 — translation MQEKKLNVIYTEFKLLRVLELDGVRLVSLPSTIGDLIQLRYLGLRKTYLEGKLPLSIGNLLNLQTLDLRYCRFLKKIPNVIWKLVNLRHLLLYTPHDPPDSGHLRLDTLTNLQSLPYIEAGNWIADGGLANMTNLRQLGIHGLSGPMVNSVLSSIQGLHNLHSLSLSLQSEEDEFPIFMQLSQCTQLEKLSLNGKIKKLPDPHEFPPNMLKLTLHNSHLQKESITKLERLPKLKMLVLGEGAYNWAKLSFGAEGFPQLHVLRLFLLKEMEEWKVEEKAMPMYGIDKDFSNESRHVVFYDMGYSSTYAALVYFSSYKSKEYGKTVSLNLYSIMKVDYFEFMMLMKEE, via the exons ATGCAAGAAAAGAAATTGAATGTCATCTACACTGAATTTAAGCTCCTCAGGGTGTTAGAATTAGACGGTGTTCGGTTAGTTAGCTTGCCAAGTACCATTGGGGACCTGATTCAGTTACGGTATCTGGGATTGAGGAAGACTTATCTCGAAGGAAAACTTCCACTTTCCATTGGAAACTTGCTAAACCTACAAACTCTTGATTTGAGGTATTGTCGTTTTCTTAAGAAAATACCAAATGTAATTTGGAAGTTGGTGAACTTGAGACATTTGCTGTTGTATACACCGCATGATCCTCCAGATAGCGGGCATCTACGGCTGGATACATTAACCAATCTACAAAGCCTACCATACATTGAGGCTGGAAACTGGATAGCAGATGGTGGTTTAGCAAATATGACCAATCTTAGGCAGCTGGGCATACATGGATTATCAGGACCAATGGTGAATTCTGTTCTTTCTTCCATACAAGGGTTACACAATCTTCATTCATTGTCATTATCACTTCAATCTGAGGAGGATGAGTTTCCAATCTTTATGCAGCTGTCTCAGTGCACACAACTTGAAAAGCTGTCTTTGAATGGAAAGATCAAGAAGCTACCCGATCCACATGAGTTCCCGCCAAATATGTTGAAACTAACTTTACACAATTCTCACCTACAGAAGGAGTCCATTACCAAACTTGAGAGATTGCCGAAACTTAAAATGCTTGTTTTGGGTGAAGGAGCATACAACTGGGCCAAATTGAGCTTTGGTGCTGAAGGGTTTCCACAGTTACATGTTTTGCGGCTATTTCTTTTGAAAGAAATGGAGGAATGGAAAGTCGAGGAAAAAGCAATGCCAATG TATGGGATTGATAAGGATTTCTCAAACGAGTCTAGGCATGTTGTTTTCTATGATATGGGTTATAGCAGTACCTATGCTGCACTTGTGTATTTCTCATCTTATAAAAGTAAAGAGTATGGGAAGACTGTTTCG CTGAATTTGTATTCTATAATGAAAGTTGATTACTTTGAATTCATGATGTTAATGAAGGAGGAATAA
- the LOC131627668 gene encoding F-box protein At2g27310-like → MNNFNRLHPEIIHTHILPRLDGTSLTALSSVSSEFRHMICNNDKLWKTICTSTWPYLPCWNHSRLLSNFPCGYRSFVPVSDALTSLHHNHNNNSNSQSHCIDHPPTKYFIFAIAMYLQGEPDCLYTIVESYRLEENVCPGLYIKSQHYCKFNLFDNSTQERKEGCKEYFRENFRLNWVVIDPTQNRAGSLFHSSSKPVSVQETLTNIKLVYTTALPMLPGLYTEMMKCHVEVKCFWRRGWKGLWAKFRMMDINRKIVNTVLC, encoded by the coding sequence ATGAATAATTTCAACCGGTTACATCCGGAGATCATCCATACTCACATCCTTCCACGCCTCGACGGCACTTCGTTAACCGCCTTATCCTCCGTCTCTTCCGAATTCCGCCACATGATCTGCAACAACGATAAACTATGGAAGACAATTTGCACCTCCACATGGCCTTACTTGCCTTGTTGGAACCATAGCCGCTTACTCTCTAACTTCCCTTGTGGTTACCGCTCCTTCGTCCCCGTCTCCGACGCGCTAACTTCTCTTcatcataatcataataataatagtaattctCAGTCCCATTGTATTGATCATCCTCCCACAAAATATTTCATCTTCGCCATTGCTATGTATTTACAGGGAGAACCAGATTGTTTGTATACAATAGTTGAATCTTATCGTTTAGAAGAAAATGTGTGTCCCGGGTTGTACATCAAGTCCCAGCATTATTGTAAATTTAATTTGTTTGACAATAGTACTCAGGAAAGGAAAGAGGGATGTAAGGAGTATTTTCGAGAAAATTTCAGGTTGAATTGGGTAGTTATCGATCCAACTCAAAATCGTGCTGGGAGCTTGTTTCATTCTAGTAGTAAGCCGGTTTCTGTTCAAGAAACATTAACAAATATTAAGTTGGTGTACACGACGGCGCTGCCGATGCTGCCTGGGCTTTATACGGAGATGATGAAATGTCATGTGGAGGTCAAGTGCTTCTGGAGAAGAGGATGGAAAGGGTTGTGGGCTAAGTTTAGAATGATGGATATTAATAGGAAAATTGTGAACACTGTTCTATGTTGA
- the LOC131627638 gene encoding mitochondrial inner membrane protease ATP23-like: MNFDLDKLRRSDATLDKCLKDCEGMIQKSLNNPLVKTLREQMEKAGCPVKDKFFKATICLNSYGGVFTPGKGITVCANKKQNQDNVTQVIIHELIHAFDDCRAANMDWTNCAHHACSEVRAGHLSGDCHYKRELLRGFLRIKGHEQECIKRRVMKSLASNPFCAGSAAKDSMDAVWNTCYNDTAPFEKAP; this comes from the coding sequence ATGAACTTCGATCTGGACAAGCTGAGACGCAGTGACGCTACCCTCGACAAATGTTTAAAGGACTGCGAGGGCATGATTCAAAAGAGTCTCAACAATCCATTAGTGAAGACCTTGAGGGAACAGATGGAGAAAGCTGGGTGTCCTGTTAAAGACAAGTTCTTCAAAGCTACAATCTGTTTAAATTCTTATGGTGGTGTGTTTACGCCCGGTAAGGGGATAACCGTCTGCGCAAACAAGAAACAAAATCAAGACAATGTTACGCAGGTGATAATCCATGAGCTAATTCATGCATTCGACGACTGTAGAGCTGCGAACATGGATTGGACTAATTGTGCTCATCATGCTTGTAGTGAGGTAAGAGCTGGTCATTTGAGTGGTGATTGTCATTATAAACGGGAACTTTTGCGAGGTTTTCTGAGAATAAAAGGGCATGAACAAGAATGCATCAAAAGAAGAGTCATGAAATCATTGGCTTCAAATCCGTTTTGCGCTGGTTCAGCTGCCAAGGATTCTATGGATGCTGTATGGAATACTTGTTATAACGATACAGCACCATTTGAGAAAGCTCCTTAA
- the LOC131627639 gene encoding uncharacterized protein LOC131627639 — protein sequence MALDHKQPTTPHQTTTMTTWQPRRKISLFRRRKLQTVRLGGKSPRRRLLGGIVRIFRRMRVKWLKLQYLKLFKRLKEHYRNIVKDLIEAGASVETFHQRLFMESTFAIPLGVNLSTYPSRFGSDHPRTIFM from the coding sequence atggCTCTAGATCACAAACAACCCACCACTCCTCATCAAACCACCACCATGACAACATGGCAGCCCCGCCGCAAGATCTCCCTATTCAGACGGCGGAAACTCCAAACAGTTCGGCTAGGCGGCAAGTCACCACGACGGCGACTACTTGGCGGGATAGTTAGAATATTTAGAAGGATGCGTGTAAAGTGGCTTAAGCTACAATATCTTAAGCTGTTCAAAAGGCTTAAAGAACATTATAGAAACATTGTGAAAGATCTTATTGAAGCTGGTGCTTCCGTTGAAACTTTTCACCAACGGCTTTTCATGGAAAGCACTTTTGCTATTCCTCTTGGTGTTAACTTGTCTACTTATCCTTCTCGGTTTGGTTCAGATCACCCTCGAACTATCTTCATGTAA